In the genome of Desulfovibrionales bacterium, the window AAAATTGGCGCTGGTGGCCATGAAGACGTACTTGAGGGTATTGGCAAAGGTCTTTCTCCCCTCGCGGACACCCTGGGCCAGGATGCCGAGGTCCTTTTCGAGCAGCACAATATCCGCCGCCTCTTTGGCCACATCCACGGCCGTATCCATGGAGATGCCAACGTCCGCGGTATGGAGCGCCGAGGCATCATTGATCCCGTCTCCCATATACCCCACGACATTCCCGGCCTTTCTCAGGGCCAGGATTATGCGCTCCTTCTGATTGGGCTCGACTTCTGCAAAGACATCTATGTCACTTACCCGGTTGAGAAGGGCCTCGTCGCTCATCTCACGCAGGTCCTGACCGGTAAGGATTTCTGGATTTGACAAGCCCACCTGTTCACTGATACTGGCCGCCACCAGTTGGTTATCGCCGGTAACCATCTTGAGTAGAACGCCGAGATCTTTCAGATGGTCGATGGTCTCGACGGTTCCGGGTTTGGGCGGATCAAAGAGAACCAGAAACCCTAAAAGGGTCATGGCCGTTTCATGTTCCCTGGTAATGGTAAGATCAGAACCTACATTGCGGTAAGCAATTCCCAGAACCCGGAATCCTTTGGCGCTAAGCCCCTCGAAGAGCTGCTGAATCTGCCCCTGCCTGTCTCCTAACTCTACAATCCCTTTGCCGGAAGTTTCCACTGATGAGCATACCGCAAGCACATTCTTGAATGCGCCCTTGGTAACCATCAGATGTACGCCGTCTTTGGCCACCAGGATGCTCAGGCGCTTACGGATGAAGTCATAAGGGACTTCGTCCAGTTTCTGGTAGCCGGATACCTCGAACCGGCGATAGGTGCGGATAGCCTCATCGATGGGATTTACAAAGCCGGTCTGATGAATAGCGTTGAGATAGGCATAGAAGAGCGCCTTCTCGCTTTCATTGCCTTCGACATCAAGCGCAGAGCTTAACCTCACCACCCCTTCCGTGAGGGTACCGGTTTTATCGGAACAGAGGACGTTCATGCTGCCAAAGTTTTCAATGGAGGCCAGGCGCTTTACGATCACCTTCTGGGAGGCCATGCGCCTGGCGCCGTGGGCGAGGTTGACGCTGATAATGGCCGGCAGGAGTTGAGGCGTCAGGCCGACCGCAAGGGCCAGGGAAAAAAGAAAGGAATCCAACACCGGCCGCGCCAGATAGACGTTGATAGCAAAGATGGCGATCACCAGCACCAGCGTAATCTCTACAAGAAAATACCCGAATCGCCGGACGCCACGCTCGAATTCCGTCTCCGGCGGCCGTAGTTTCAGGCGTTCGGAAATTTTACCGAATTCAGTGGCCTGGCCGGTGTGCACAACCACTGCCTTCGCCGTCCCGCTTACCACATGGGTTCCCATGAAAAGTGTATTAGTCGCATGGCCGGGTGACGTATCTGATGGTAATGGACCGGTAGCTTTTTCCACCGGATAGGTCTCACCGGTCAGAGTGGCCTCATCCACAAAAAGATCCTTGGATTCAAGGATAATACCGTCTCCCGGGATAATATCGCCGGCTGTGAGGAGAAGAATATCACCGGGCACGATCCCATCAACCGGGATCTCTTCCTCCCGGCCATCCCGAAGCACCCTTGTTTTTATCTTGACGATGGCCAGTAGATTCTCCACCGCATGGGCTGCCCCCCGTTCCTGCCAGAATCCAAGGAAAGCGCTTATAGCGATGATTGTCAGGATAATGAAGGCATCTGTGGGATCACGCAGAAATATCGACAATCCGGCGGCAAAAAGAAGGATGAGGGTGATCGGACTCTTGAACTGGGCCAGGAGGAGTGAGAATTCTTTTATTCTCTTTTGTGGACGCAGGAGGTTCGGTCCGTAGGTCTGGAGACGCTGCCGGGCTTCGTCGTCCGTCAGGCCGTGCGGCGTGGTTTGTAATTGCCCGAAAAGCTCGGCAACCGGCATGGTCGAAAATAGTTTCAATTTCTGATCCGGGATAGCACAATAGGCAGTTAATGTTATGACTGAAGTATATCAGAGCCGGCGGGCAAAGTTAAGCAAAAACAAGGCGGACTCTGCGGCTTCTTTTTTATAGAATATCTTAGGGATTTGGTTAATAATACGACGGAAGAGTTGCCGGAGATAAGAGGTGGATGATTGAAGTTTTGTGATATGCAATGTGAATATGCGTCCTGGCCTAAAGATGAGGCCGTGGATGGGGCCGGTTCATGCCGTACTTTTCAGGCCATTTATTGTGAAAAGAAAAAGGGGCTTGTCCATAAAAATCTTCCCTGCCCTGAGAAAATCCAGCGAAGTAAGCCTGACGAATTCGCAAAAAACCCTTTTTACCGCTGAGCACGCAGAGCCCGCAGAGAAAAACTTTGCCACCAAGTCACCAAGACACAAAGGAATAATCTTAGTCTTAGTGGCTTGGTGTCTTAGTGGCTGCATAGTTACAGATTCCTTTAATATGTTATCTCAGCGTTCTCGGCGACCTCTGCGGTAAGTGAAAAGATACTCAGCCAACGCCTCCGGCCAGGGCCTGAGAGACTGACCGGTAATGGCGATATAACGGCTATTATCGAGTGCAGAGAAGTGAGGCCGCTTCGCCGGGCGACTTAACCCGGCAGTTTTTATGGCCGCAATGGAGACATCCTTTTTGCCGGCAATTTTCAATATCTCTCTGGCAAATTCATACCAGGAGCAGATGCCGCTATTGGTTACATGGATGATGCCGGTTAATTCTTTTTGCACCAGCCTGCCGATAGCCCCGGCCAAGTCAGAGGTATAAGTAGGAGACCCGAACTGGTCATCGACCACGGTAAGTGTCTTCTTTTTTTTTGCCAGGCGAAGGATGGTATCCACAAAATTAGAGCCGTTCCGGCCATAGAGCCAGGATGCGCGAATAACCATGGAACCTTCGATTTTCAAGGCGTATTCTTCGCCCTTTAATTTTGACCGGCCATAAACATTGATGGGGTTAGGTGTGTCTTCCTCCCGGTAAGGCGCGCCCTTTGTCCCGTCGAAGACATAGTCGGTGCTGATCTGGATAAGGCGGCTATTGACTGTCCGGCAGGCGGCGGCGATATGTTTTACCGCCTCGCCATTGACGGAAAACGCCTTATCCGGCCAGCTCTCGCAGTCATCTACCTTAGTAAATGCCGCGCAGTTTATGACCACATCAGGCTTTATAGCGGTAATATCTGCCCGGCAGGCCACGGGGTCGGTTATATCCCAGTCATTACGGGTGCGCGGTAGTACATGGTGAGCATCGGCCAAAACTCTGACGACATCGGCGCCAAGCATGCCGGCAGCGCCGAGGACCATAATCTTCACTGCTTCTTGCCTTCTGCCAGCCTCTGGCCGTACATCTTCCGGTAATACTGTCTGTACCTGCCGCTCTTGACCCTGCGCCACCATTTTTCATTTCGCCGGTACCAGTCTATGGTGATTTCCAGACCCTTTTCAAAGGTGACCGCGGGGCTCCACTTCAGCTGGCGTCTGATTTTTTCTATGTCCATGGCATAGCGCCGGTCATGTCCGGGGCGATCATCAACAAAAGTGACCAGGGACTCGGATTTTCCGAGTAAACGGAGGATAGTTTTTACCACATCAATATTTTTTCGTTCCGACTCACCGCCGATATTGTAAGTTTCGCCTACTATCCCTCTATGGAGGATGGTATCCAGGGCCGCGCAGTGATCGGTTACGTATATCCAGTCCCGCACGTTCAGTCCGTCGCCATAGACCGGCAGCGGTTTATCTTCCAGGGCATTGGTAATCATAAGAGGGATGAGTTTTTCCGGGAACTGGTAAGGGCCGTAGTTATTTGAGCAGCGGGTGATTATGGCCGGAAGGCCATGGGTTTTAGCGGTTGCCCGCACCAGGAGGTCAGATGCGGCCTTGGAGGCGGCATAAGGGCTATTGGGGGCAAGCGGGGTGGTTTCCATAAAACGGTCCTTATCGCCGAGGCTTCCATAGACCTCATCCGTGGAGACATGGATAAACCGGTCGATTTTTGCCTGCCTGCCGGCATCCAGGAGCACCTGTGTGCCGGCTACGTTGGTCTGTATGAAGGGCTGGGCATTGGTTATAGAACGGTCAACGTGGCTTTCAGCCGCAAAGTGTACAATCCGGTCTACCCCGCGGAGAGCTTTTTTGACGGCATTTACGTCCTCGATGCGGCCATGGATGAATTTATAGCGAGGGTCGTTTTCAAACTCCCTTAGGTTTTCCGGATTACCCGCATAGGTCAGTGCGTCCAGGTTAATGATGCGATAATCATAACGCTCAAGGAGGTAATGAATAAAATTACTTGCGATAAATCCGCAGCCACCGGTTATTAATATATGCATGATCTTTACTCGTCCATTTTGAAAGGGGATAAAGCGCTTGCCTCGTGGCGTATCTCGTCCACTTTTTGTGTACGCCCCGGACCGGCATAAAGCCGATTGGGGAAGTTCAATACCTGTCCATCTATATTTCCAATATTTTTATATCCGTGTACTACGCCGGGAGGGACAATGACTATCTTTGGATTATCTTCACCGGCGAGTATGACCTGCCTGACGTTGACCGTGGGGGATTCCTTGCGGTTATCCCAGAGGACGACCTTAAAATTGCCCGGCCCCAGAAAACAGAAATAGTCTGTTTGTTCTATATGTTCGTGCGGCCCGCGCGCAACGCCGGGCAGGGTAATAGAGACATAGGCCATGGCCGGCTGAATCTCTGAAGGTACTTCGTCGTGGCGAAAACACTCTACCAGCCAGCCGCGCTCATCTGCATGCCTTTTAATATCCTTTACTATGATACCCTGGATAATCCCATTTTTAAACTGCGCCATCTCTCATCCACCTTCTATCTTCTGACTCCTGTCTCCTGTATTCTGAATCTCATACCTCTACCAGTGACTGGTCACCCACCATGAGGCGCAGGGCCTTGTGCCGGGTCTGATTTTTGATAATCTTTGCTTCCCGGCCCAGGATACTGTCTTCCAGGCGCGGGACGCCTTCAATAATGACCTGGGAAAGAATAACGGAATGCTCGATAACCGAATTGGTGATATGGGTTCCTTCGCCTATACTTGTATAAGGACCGATAAAGGAATCGACAATCTCGACCCCCGGCCCTATTATGACCGGCCCGCGTATGATGCTGTTTATTACCCTGGCCGTGGTATCGACATGGACGCGACCTGAGACTTCACTTTTTTCATCGACAAAACCATCGACCCGGCGTTTAACGTAGTCATCGAGTACGGTCGTATTCGCGGCCAGAAAATCGTCTTTTTTGCCGGTGTCGAGCCACCAGCAGTCAAGGACCTCTCCTTCCACCCGCGCGTCCATGTGGATGAGTTCCTGTATGGCATCGGTTATCTCCAACTCACCGCGCCAGGAAGGCTGGATACGGCCGATAGCCTCGTGTATGCGCGGGGAAAAGAGATAGACGCCCACCAGGGCCAGGTCGGAGGGAGGGTTTTTGGGTTTTTCAATGAGTTTTTTAATGCGTCCCTTACCGTTGAGCACGGCCACGCCAAAGGCCCTCGGATTAGGTACCTTTTTCAGAAACAGGAGGGCATCGGATGCCGTTTTTCGAAACTTGTCCAGGGCCTCTTTTATGCCCTTGCCGAGGAGGTTATCTCCCAGATACATGACAAAAGGCGAGTCCTTAAGGAATTTTTGCGCTGTTTTTACGGCATGGGCCAGACCCAGAGGTTCTTTTTGGAGAATATAGGTAATCTTCACGTCCCATTTTTCTCCATGGCCCAGATAGGCCCTTACCTCTGCCTGGGTTTCGGGGGCCACGATAACCCCAATATCTCTTATGCCGGCCTCCTTAATATGTTCAAAGACATAGCCCAGTATGGGTTTATTGGCCACGGGCACAAGCTGCTTGGCCATGGTGTGCGTCAACGGCCGCAGCCTGGTTCCCTTACCACCGGAAAGGATCAGGGCCTTGATGTTTTTTACGCCTCGGCGCATCTTCGACATACCCTCCTCGGTTGTTTTACAGCATTCAGCTATCAGCGTTCAGCTTAAGATGCTGTTTCTCGTATCCTTTTGCTGACGGCTGACAGCTGATTGCTGAAAGCTTGAATCCGGCCTTAGGCCGACCGTAGGCCGGAAACTTCTGTTTCCGGATGAACACTAAATAGTCTCACGGCCTGAGATTATACATTAATTGAAATAAAAAAATAACCTCATTTTTTAAAATCGGCACTTAGGGGTTTTCAGTAAAGGGCAAATACATTGCCATACAGGATGATTTATGCTAGTTTTCCTCCATGATCGAGAGACCGGAAAAGAAGGTTTTAACCGTTTCCGCCTTAACACAGTCAATTAAGTTTCTGGTTGAGGCCAACTTCCCCTTTGTCTGGGTAGAAGGTGAAATATCAAACCTGCGAGAGATCTCGTCCGGTACCACGTATTTCACCTTAAAGGACGAAACTGCCCAGATAAGTGTGGTGCTTTTCAAGATCAACAGACGCTATCTTCGTTTTCAACCGGAAGACGGGATGTATGTGGTCTGCCAGGGACGCGTTAGCGTTTACGAGGCTCGCGGGGAATATCAGCTCATCATTGACCACATGGAGCCAAGAGGGGTCGGCGCCTTGCAGCAGGCCTTTCTCCAGCTCAAGGAAAGGCTGGAAAAGGAAGGCCTTTTTGCCGCAGAGCGGAAAAAGAAACTGCCGTTACTTCCTGACCGTATAGCCGTCATAAGCTCGATTACCGGCGCGGCCCTCTATGACTTTCTGCGCACGGCCTGCGCCCGTTTCGCCAATGTGAGTATTCTCGTATATCCCGCCCGCATGCAGGGTGAAGGGGCGGCGAAGGAGATGGCCGAGGCCATTTTGGGCCTTAATAGGTTGAAGGGCATAGATGTCATAGTACTGGCTCGCGGCGGCGGGTCGTTTGAGGACCTCTGGGCCTTTAATGAGGAGATCCTGGCCAGGGCCATTTCTGCCTCGAAAATTCCGGTAGTCTCTGCCGTGGGACATGAGATTGACTTTACTATAGCCGATTTTGTGGCCGATGTCCGGGCGGCTACCCCTACGGCTGCGGCCGAACTTGTCGTCCCCAGAAAGGATGATTTAAGTTATAAGATTGACATGCTGCAACTCCGGCTTACCAGGGCGGCGGGGAGAGAACACGCCCTTTTTAAAGAAAGGCTGGCCCATTTTATAACGAGACTGGCCAGGGTAAGAAGCCGCATTCAGGACGGCCGCCTGAAGGTAGATACCTTCTACCTGGAGATGAGGCATAATCTTTTAAGTCAGATACAAGGCCTGCGCCGCTTGCTTGACAGCTATTCCCTTCGCCTTGGGGAGCGCCATCCACGTGAACAGGTACGGACGGCCCGGTTTAAAGTGGATGTCTTAAAAAGAGAATTAGAGGTAAAAACAGGGCAGCATCTGGCACAACAGGGCGCCTCTTTTCGGGAACTCGCGACCCGTCTGGAAGGCGCTAACCCTATGGCCATTCTTGGCCGGGGTTACAGTATAACCGAATTATGGCCGGATGGAAAAATCCTGCGCGATACAAAAGACGTAGCCATTGATTCCCCGGTCAGGGTGAGGCTTTCTAAGGGAAAGTTGTTTTGCCGGGTGGAAAAGGTTACGGAATGAAGACGCTTATTTTTGACGGCTTCGTAAAAAGTCAAAATTACCGCAGAGGTCGCCGAGAACGCCGAGATAACATGTTAAACAGTTTAAAGTTTTTCTCTGCGGGCTCTGCGTGCTCAGCGGTGGAAAAAATTTCTTACCAATTGATCATCTTTGTTTTCTATTTTTTCCTGACGATTGGTTTTCCGGGAACGGCTTCCTGTGCCGATGAACGTCCCGCCTGGACTCTCCATCCGGCTAAACTGGCCATAGGGCAGGTAGGTCTCTTTTCTATTAGCGACGTACCCGCTACCCGAATGACCGCCACCTTTCTTAATCGTCCGGTTTATTTTCACCCCGCTTCGGGAAGTCTGGCGGCCTTACTACCGGTGGACATATCCACACCGCCGGGGAAATATCCGCTCACCATCGAGTATGAGCACATCCACCACGGCACAAAGAAGGTGATAACCATCCAGGTGGAGGTGCACCCCTATGAGTTTCCTGTAGAGGAACTTACTCTGCCTGAAAAGATGGTTACGTTTCCAGAGGAAATACTTAAGCGCATACAAGATGAAAAGGAGGCCGTAGATGCGGTTTTTGAGGAAACCAACATGTCTCTGCTCTGGAACGGAGGTTTTATTAAACCCGTGGAGGGCGATATAGTCGGTTTATTTGGCAGCAGGCGCATCTTAAACGGCGAGGAGCGTAGTCGCCATATGGGTGTTGATATCCGGGGAAAAGAGGGGACGCCGATCCGTTGTGCGAATAGTGGACGTGTAGCCCTGGCCAGCGATTTTTATCTCCTGGGCAGTACGGTTATTTTGAATCATGGCCAGGGGGTGTTTACTATATACTGTCACCTCTCAAAAGCGGCGGTGAAAGAAGGGCAGCAGGTGGCTAAAGGAGAGTCACTTGGTGAAATAGGGGCTACAGGAAGGGCTACCGGGCCGCATCTGCACTGGGGCGCGGTTATTTGTGGCGCAAGGGTGGACCCGCTGTCCCTTATCGAGGCCACGGCTATGGTTGCAGAAATGAGAAATTCAAAAGCGAATTAGCTCCGCCGCAGTTTGGGACATTCTTAATTTTGTCTCACTTTGTATTTTGAAAATGCCGCCAAAGCCCGGACCAAATCCCCCCTCGCCCCCCTTTCCGAAGGGGGGGGGAATACGTTTCCCCCTTTGAAAAAGGGGGATTAAGGGGGATTTTTGAGGCGCTGTTTTCTGGACGACTAGCTCTTTTCAAACAGCTAAAGTGTTACTTAATTTTGAAAATTAGAATTTGTTTCGAGTTTCGATATTCGAATTTCGGATTTGATAGATTGGGGGGATCCCATGGGCAAGGAAAACTTTGAAGAGGCCATGCAGAAGTTAGAAGAGATCGTCCGGGCGCTGGAGGCCGGCGATCTATCTCTCGAAGAATCGTTGAAAAAATTTGAAGAAGGGGTTAAGCTCTCACAGTTTTGTCTCCGTAAACTTGACGAAGCAGAGAAGAAGATTGAACTTCTGGTAAAAGGCGAAGGCGGTAAGTTATTGACCAGGCCCTTTGATCCGGAAGGGAATATGTAAGTGGATTTAAAGACCTATATTGCTGAGCGCAGGGCGTTGGTTGACCAGGCCCTGGACAGGCGCCTGCCGAAGGAAGAAGGTCCGGCCGAGGAGGTTATGCGGGCTATGCGCTACAGCGTCTTTGCCGGGGGCAAACGGGTGCGGCCAATCCTGTGCCTGGCCGCCTGTGAGGCCATGGGCGGAGATATAGAACAGGCTTTAACTGTAGCCTGCGCCCTGGAATGTATTCACACCTATTCGCTCATTCACGATGACCTGCCGGCTATGGACGATGACGACTATCGCCGCGGGGTGCCAACCTGCCACAAGGTCTTTGGAGAGGCCATGGCCATACTGGCCGGTGACGGCCTTCTTACTTTTGCCTTTCAATTAATGTCCGGCGTCTCACATAATGTGGGGAGGCGTAAGTTCAACTCCATCGAGGCCACCCGGGTGATAGCCCGTGCCGCTGGAGTGCACGGTATGGTGGGCGGCCAGGTTGTGGATATGGCCTCCGAAGGCAAAGAGGCGGATGCCGGGACCGTCCGGTACATTCATACGCATAAGACCGCAGCCCTTATCGCCGGTTCGATTCAGGCCGGGGCCTTAATAGCGGGTGGCCGCCGGAATAAGATAGATTCTCTGGGGCGTTATGGAGAGGCCCTGGGACTGGCCTTTCAGGTAATTGATGATATTCTGGATATCGAGGGTGATCCAAAAGAGATGGGTAAGGCTACGGGTAGTGATATAAGAAAAAAGAAGGCTACCTATCCATCTGTTTATGGGCTTGAGGAATCCAGGGTCATAGCCAAAAAGCTTATTGAAGAGGCTATAGGCAGCCTGCGTGGGTTTGGGGCCGAGGCCGAGCCCCTTCGGGCCATAGCCCACTATATTTTAGATAGAAAAAAGTGATGATTTCGTAAGAAATCCAAAATATCACGCAAAGCCGCCAAGGACGCAAAAAGAATAAAATTTGGAACTCAGGAACTCATGAAGAAAAATACTGTTCTATTCTTGATTTTCTTGATTTCCAGATTTTCATTTTGTCTTCGCGGTCTTTGCGCCTTTGCGTGAGAAATTGACTTTTTACGAAGCCGTCAAGGGTAGGTGGGAGAGATGGCGGTAGCACAGAGGATGGATTTGAAGCAAGGTGTCTCTCAAGAGCGGATAAAAACACTCTCCGCTAAAGGCCGGCCGATCGACGATGAAAAGGAGGCGGAAGTGATTCTATCTCCGATACTCCCTCGCATTAACAGTCCGGCAGACATGAAGTCCCTCAACGCGAATCAACTAATCCTTCTGGCCC includes:
- the mgtA gene encoding magnesium-translocating P-type ATPase — its product is MKLFSTMPVAELFGQLQTTPHGLTDDEARQRLQTYGPNLLRPQKRIKEFSLLLAQFKSPITLILLFAAGLSIFLRDPTDAFIILTIIAISAFLGFWQERGAAHAVENLLAIVKIKTRVLRDGREEEIPVDGIVPGDILLLTAGDIIPGDGIILESKDLFVDEATLTGETYPVEKATGPLPSDTSPGHATNTLFMGTHVVSGTAKAVVVHTGQATEFGKISERLKLRPPETEFERGVRRFGYFLVEITLVLVIAIFAINVYLARPVLDSFLFSLALAVGLTPQLLPAIISVNLAHGARRMASQKVIVKRLASIENFGSMNVLCSDKTGTLTEGVVRLSSALDVEGNESEKALFYAYLNAIHQTGFVNPIDEAIRTYRRFEVSGYQKLDEVPYDFIRKRLSILVAKDGVHLMVTKGAFKNVLAVCSSVETSGKGIVELGDRQGQIQQLFEGLSAKGFRVLGIAYRNVGSDLTITREHETAMTLLGFLVLFDPPKPGTVETIDHLKDLGVLLKMVTGDNQLVAASISEQVGLSNPEILTGQDLREMSDEALLNRVSDIDVFAEVEPNQKERIILALRKAGNVVGYMGDGINDASALHTADVGISMDTAVDVAKEAADIVLLEKDLGILAQGVREGRKTFANTLKYVFMATSANFGNMFSMAGASLFLPFLPLLPKQILLTNLMTDFPEMAIATDSVDSEMMDRPRRWDIKFIRNFMITFGSLSSVFDYLTFGVLLFVLHATTDQFRTGWFLESVVSASVIVLVVRSRRPFLKSKPGKHLLLATWLVIGITLILPFTPFAKIFGFTPLPVSFLLLMGIIVVLYVISAEVLKTIFYKKVRF
- the rfbD gene encoding dTDP-4-dehydrorhamnose reductase, yielding MVLGAAGMLGADVVRVLADAHHVLPRTRNDWDITDPVACRADITAIKPDVVINCAAFTKVDDCESWPDKAFSVNGEAVKHIAAACRTVNSRLIQISTDYVFDGTKGAPYREEDTPNPINVYGRSKLKGEEYALKIEGSMVIRASWLYGRNGSNFVDTILRLAKKKKTLTVVDDQFGSPTYTSDLAGAIGRLVQKELTGIIHVTNSGICSWYEFAREILKIAGKKDVSIAAIKTAGLSRPAKRPHFSALDNSRYIAITGQSLRPWPEALAEYLFTYRRGRRER
- the rfbB gene encoding dTDP-glucose 4,6-dehydratase → MHILITGGCGFIASNFIHYLLERYDYRIINLDALTYAGNPENLREFENDPRYKFIHGRIEDVNAVKKALRGVDRIVHFAAESHVDRSITNAQPFIQTNVAGTQVLLDAGRQAKIDRFIHVSTDEVYGSLGDKDRFMETTPLAPNSPYAASKAASDLLVRATAKTHGLPAIITRCSNNYGPYQFPEKLIPLMITNALEDKPLPVYGDGLNVRDWIYVTDHCAALDTILHRGIVGETYNIGGESERKNIDVVKTILRLLGKSESLVTFVDDRPGHDRRYAMDIEKIRRQLKWSPAVTFEKGLEITIDWYRRNEKWWRRVKSGRYRQYYRKMYGQRLAEGKKQ
- a CDS encoding dTDP-4-dehydrorhamnose 3,5-epimerase family protein; amino-acid sequence: MAQFKNGIIQGIIVKDIKRHADERGWLVECFRHDEVPSEIQPAMAYVSITLPGVARGPHEHIEQTDYFCFLGPGNFKVVLWDNRKESPTVNVRQVILAGEDNPKIVIVPPGVVHGYKNIGNIDGQVLNFPNRLYAGPGRTQKVDEIRHEASALSPFKMDE
- a CDS encoding glucose-1-phosphate thymidylyltransferase — translated: MSKMRRGVKNIKALILSGGKGTRLRPLTHTMAKQLVPVANKPILGYVFEHIKEAGIRDIGVIVAPETQAEVRAYLGHGEKWDVKITYILQKEPLGLAHAVKTAQKFLKDSPFVMYLGDNLLGKGIKEALDKFRKTASDALLFLKKVPNPRAFGVAVLNGKGRIKKLIEKPKNPPSDLALVGVYLFSPRIHEAIGRIQPSWRGELEITDAIQELIHMDARVEGEVLDCWWLDTGKKDDFLAANTTVLDDYVKRRVDGFVDEKSEVSGRVHVDTTARVINSIIRGPVIIGPGVEIVDSFIGPYTSIGEGTHITNSVIEHSVILSQVIIEGVPRLEDSILGREAKIIKNQTRHKALRLMVGDQSLVEV
- the xseA gene encoding exodeoxyribonuclease VII large subunit, which codes for MIERPEKKVLTVSALTQSIKFLVEANFPFVWVEGEISNLREISSGTTYFTLKDETAQISVVLFKINRRYLRFQPEDGMYVVCQGRVSVYEARGEYQLIIDHMEPRGVGALQQAFLQLKERLEKEGLFAAERKKKLPLLPDRIAVISSITGAALYDFLRTACARFANVSILVYPARMQGEGAAKEMAEAILGLNRLKGIDVIVLARGGGSFEDLWAFNEEILARAISASKIPVVSAVGHEIDFTIADFVADVRAATPTAAAELVVPRKDDLSYKIDMLQLRLTRAAGREHALFKERLAHFITRLARVRSRIQDGRLKVDTFYLEMRHNLLSQIQGLRRLLDSYSLRLGERHPREQVRTARFKVDVLKRELEVKTGQHLAQQGASFRELATRLEGANPMAILGRGYSITELWPDGKILRDTKDVAIDSPVRVRLSKGKLFCRVEKVTE
- a CDS encoding M23 family metallopeptidase, which translates into the protein MEKISYQLIIFVFYFFLTIGFPGTASCADERPAWTLHPAKLAIGQVGLFSISDVPATRMTATFLNRPVYFHPASGSLAALLPVDISTPPGKYPLTIEYEHIHHGTKKVITIQVEVHPYEFPVEELTLPEKMVTFPEEILKRIQDEKEAVDAVFEETNMSLLWNGGFIKPVEGDIVGLFGSRRILNGEERSRHMGVDIRGKEGTPIRCANSGRVALASDFYLLGSTVILNHGQGVFTIYCHLSKAAVKEGQQVAKGESLGEIGATGRATGPHLHWGAVICGARVDPLSLIEATAMVAEMRNSKAN
- the xseB gene encoding exodeoxyribonuclease VII small subunit, with the protein product MGKENFEEAMQKLEEIVRALEAGDLSLEESLKKFEEGVKLSQFCLRKLDEAEKKIELLVKGEGGKLLTRPFDPEGNM
- a CDS encoding polyprenyl synthetase family protein, which produces MDLKTYIAERRALVDQALDRRLPKEEGPAEEVMRAMRYSVFAGGKRVRPILCLAACEAMGGDIEQALTVACALECIHTYSLIHDDLPAMDDDDYRRGVPTCHKVFGEAMAILAGDGLLTFAFQLMSGVSHNVGRRKFNSIEATRVIARAAGVHGMVGGQVVDMASEGKEADAGTVRYIHTHKTAALIAGSIQAGALIAGGRRNKIDSLGRYGEALGLAFQVIDDILDIEGDPKEMGKATGSDIRKKKATYPSVYGLEESRVIAKKLIEEAIGSLRGFGAEAEPLRAIAHYILDRKK